The Hydra vulgaris chromosome 05, alternate assembly HydraT2T_AEP genome includes the window ttacaaccATCTTCACTAATTGGACTGAGTGAGCCAACAAAATCTATGCCAACCATATACCATGGAGCCTTCACCTTTATTGGGTGCATCTCTGGTTTCCCACAGTTTAACTTTCTATTCATTCTCTGGCATACATCACATGATATAAGCTTAAACAGAATTTAAAATGGTATAGCAAtaccttattataattattagaaaaaatcataattttctGATAATgcataatacaaaaaatatattactaacTCATGGACACTTTTTACCATTCCGTGCCACATGAAACTCTTTTATCCTGCCCAATGTTCTTGTTTTACCCATGTTGCCAGAAGTAGGATGGACATGGCAAGCAACTAATATTTTTCTCCTTTCATCATGATTTATGATGTATCGCAGAAGAagttccttttaaaaaaacatcacatacaagtattaatttaatatctttatataatttattttaatatactaatttatgataataaaatgaTCTCAtaattattccttttttaaactACAAGTCAAACCATTTACAATTGCTTgtctttttataacttattttattatatttagttattaaaattatgccATCTATAAGCTATGgcaaaaatactgaaaaaaataataattaattaaatttgtaaagcagaaataaaaaactaaaattctaaactatttttttgagttatattGCCATGTTATATgtatgttaatttataattcatttccttatttaaaatttagcatGCAGCAATTTCAAATTTACGCTAAATTTGATGATTTAGGctaaataatgaatattttattcTGCTAAATTTTAGCAgattaaaatattcattaacattatcactaatatatattttaaaatcttaaaaaaaataaaaattatgtacaAATAATAGgtgataatatttattttagaataaataattgttataaataaatgttgataATCCAAGCATCGAATTatcaatatttgtatattacCTTGTTACCAATATTTATGTATTACAGAATTAACTcgataaaaaaaagacaagaaagAAGACCTAGTCtttcttttacttaaaaactttacttttttttttaaaaaaaaagaccttGTCTTTCTTTTACCGAGTTAACTCTGTTACGTAACTAGTTACCTTGTCtttctttttatacttatatagtaATTCCCCTCCTTCagaaattataaactttaaagtcttttttctaattattcttttttcGCCATTAAAACTTCCATCAGGGTAtttcttattagttaaataagtaaaaacttttttaacgagCTCGTCTTccatgataatttaaaaatatatacacacactcaGCGTATTTATTATGCATGATCTGTAGTCAACAGCTCTTTTTACATCTTTTCCTTCAAATGAAAGTTCAATAATGGATTCAATTtctgtttttgcttttttatcgAAATGGTGGGGTAGTTCTCtaagaagattttttatatggttaaaAACATCATGAAGAGGTTCCATTAGTAATTCATATTTTGATAAACCATTTTTTGGTAAACTGATATCAGGCTGATAAAATATAAGACTTAGAACTCTTTGAATACCATGCAtggtttttgttaattttaagtccaatatatttgttttgattcatttttggtaaaatatacATTTCGCTGATTCaattcaactattttttttttttttgttaaatatgaataaagtttttttactttgtcgttactttttttccttgacTGTTCCGTAAGAAGGACTTTTTCTTGTCAATCTTGTAAATTCATGCAAGCTCTATCTAATGAACCGGAATAATTAGAATGCTCAACAACATTAATGTCACAAATCCAGCATACATAATTACCTCCTTTTTGCTGACCTGCTTCAAATTGAGCTGAAGGACCATCAcctttaaaaaatctcatttcaTCATAAATTTCAATTTCACTAATCTTAATAGGGTCTTTCATTTCGATAATATCATTCATTCTTTGTTCTGAATAAACAAGCATTTCATCAGTAGCTGAACATCTCCCAAAGATATACCATATAGGAGCTTCAACAACCGCTTGAATATTTATGgttttattatacttttgttGATATTCTTCAGATGTATAATTAATTGCAGGATCAAATAAAGTTGAAATTGTCATTAAGACGTGACTAAGATTGCATATAGTTGAAGTATCATGCCATAACATAAGATGTCTTTTtcgttcaagtttttttaatttaattttcaagttattgATTTCTTCGTCTTGGTCATTTTCTTCCATTTCATTAATCCTTTTTAGATAGTTAATAATTGTTGTACGCAACATTTTTTCATACTCTTCATCAGTTATAACCCTCATATAAATCcaatgattttttgttgttatctcTAATTACTTTTAGTGGATATACTCTGCCATCTATAGAAAATGTTTCAGTTTGTATTTCATTGTTTCTTACAACAAGTTTGGAGAAAGTTTGTGGAGCAATAAGCTCTCctaatgaatatttattttctgaTACAAGCAAATTCAGTTTTGCTGCAACCTGAGCATTTGTTTCTTCTTGGGGAAAGGAAACATTCAAATCTGTTAgcctaaacaaaataaaaattccaagTTGGTATATGCATAGATacttaattacattttttgtgACAATACTTGTAAAAgttcttgtttttaattttaattactaggtaaactattcaaaatatttatttgtgaatttgtaaaattttacgtttgttttcaattaactaaaataaaataggaatattaaaaaataaaaaaaacatctgtaaaatataaaaatttaaaaatgtaataaaatatttaaattattataaaaatatataatatatttattaatatatatatatttaaattattatttcttattaatatatatatatttaaattattataaaacttgaaaaattaaacttcaaaCAATTAAAGcagataaacaaatataaataattgtaaatataacttcaccaccttttttttcttcgaaTTATAACCGGACTTTTTTCTCCACTTCTTCTTTTCAGCTCAGATAAACTTGTTAGATTGACATCGTTCTCCTTTAGAAATTCTTTAACAATCTGCCCACCATTTTTTGGCATCTTACTTTCACTATCAatgatattatattttcttGCAAGATCAGAGTAGTTAATTTTTTCCCCAGTTTGATAAACCTTTACCTCCTCAAGACATGAATTCAGTTGGTCTTTATATGCATGTGATGATCCAATATgctttttaggtttttttacaccctattgtaaaaaaaaaatacatttaaatttgtaactttatatttacattttcatttacatttatataatgaaagaaaaaattaagtttttataaaaattgaatcatCAAATGAAGAACttatataagaataaattatttgtatgtatttatttgtccccccccccccccacacacacacacacacacacacacttacacacgcacacacacacacacacaataaatataaaaaatgtttactgtatctactttttcttttaattcataAGATCGCTGCTCTGCTTGTTTAAATGTTTCCATACTAGTAATAAGACGATGGTTATTTCTTGTCCTAAGTGAAATGTTTTTGCCATATgttctaaatatttaataatatataaaaaatatcatgtcaaaaattgttggtggtattaacattttaaaaatattcatatctACCTTATAACTGATGTTTCTTTCCATTGATTTTCAATATCTATCACAGTGTTTTTACTTATATGCTTTCTTTGCTTGGACATTTCTTCTGTggacttattttttatttttagtatttttgaatgagtttttgtaaaagtagtttgaaaaatgttttgatagTCTTTATCCAACTGTGTTACAATTGTATTTGTAATGTCATTTAACATAAGCTCTTTATcataaagtttatgttttagAAGACCTTTTTTGACTGCAATAGATTGATATGATTTGCTGCGATTCGGGAATTGAGATAAGTAATACTTAAACTTAATTTCATTTTGACATCCAAGACAATCTTTTATTCTATgatctgttttttgttttacagttaaacaaCCCCATCTTTCCAACGAAAATTCTTGCATGACCTCTGTTTTAATTGATGGAGAAGTTTTTCCTAAAAGgcgaatattttttaagatttgcttgtattttgaaacaaataaactaTATGACAGtacaaagttattattattttcaatttgaaacTGGTTTTGGAACTGGTTATACTGATACTTATACTTTCTTGAAGTGTATATTTGTGTACCTTCGTCGGATTCCCTGTCTATCTTTATGTTGAAAGCATTATAGGCGGCTATTTTCGCAAACCCACAAGTTAGAGGATGTAATATAGATGCCATTGTAAAATTCTATGTATATTGACTAAGTATCTTGATGAATTATTGTAAATCACATATACTATGTTACAATTAGGTAATGTTACGGgcgatatatttttaataaaaattccggtatattttaaaatgttaactttaGCAGTATACCGATTCCATTATAACAATTTGCAGACTTATGGAATCTCAAGTTATTGAATcctatttttaagtttagtcTTCGCTAGATGGGGAAATAACTTTACTTATTGCAAAGACATTCAAATGATACAAAATTTATCTagaaaatagaagaaaaagagcTACAACTGCTAGCATTTCAGTTTTTTGAGTAGTCTCACTTAATAAGTAGAGAGCATCAtaatttttagtgaaaaaatcacgttttttaagaaattattggaTTTAAACACATGGTAAAAGTTCTAGCTCTTTTGATCGAcaatgataattaaattttagatactTTGTAGTTTAATTGAAGACATTTTGACGCAAACAGACTGAGCGAAATTGCATTAAAGTTCAAATTTCgactttattaaaactataatttctgtaaattaaaaaaatatttatataatttttttttttttaacataagcagaaatagttttattaaaaaaatataaagtttcatttatttcatttcatttacCGCATAAGCAAAAGATAGTCAAAGTTAAGAATTTTTGAgaaattgttaatgtaaattttactGACTCGCCTTAACTACACTAAGCAtgcaaactaaatttttttttacggacCAATTTTTTCTAGCTCAGaccaattttttcagaaaaaaattatccgGGCCGATATATATTTACTGAGAAATTTAGTCCAGGGTCATTTTTATCGGCGGACCAAAATTATCGTGACAGCACTCTATCCACGCCCTATAAAATTAGagtatagttttatatttatttaacgtTAGGATTTTTGTGATACatgtcattatatatatatatatatatatatatatatatatatatatatatatatatatatatatatatatatatatatatatatatatatatatatatattataaaaaatttcggACCTCTTACATCAACATCTGCTATGGTGTTTGAAAATGTGGATTGCCAACTAAAAAGGTCTGTTTCAGGAACTAAAAGCCATGGAAGACAAATGgctgaagaattttttaatttcagatgaAAGACCACTTAACAACTTTTTCTTTGAATCCATTTGTTTTAGTCGCAGCACAAAATATATCGGATAAGTTGCGGAAGATGGatttaaatgagttaaatattgACCTAAATCTTTATCAGTTTTATAACCGTTTTAGTGTTACTGATAGAACTTTTCATGCTTATCattatggtaaaaaattaaaatcagcttCGTATTATGCATATCTAATAGAATTTAATGTgtttgtgaaaattttgttcATTGCGCATTACCAAAAGACAAATCTTGTGTATAtgtcaattatataaaaatgtaaataagttTCATTATCATATGGattcttttaatattcttaACAAAATCAGGTATATTTTGTCAAACATATCTCCTTATATGTTGTTGAAAAAGTGCAGGTTAGCTGTTTTTGATTCAAGCAAATTTACTCGCTATgctcttgtaaaaaaaactaagaaaatattttatggtgttgttattcaaaataattatgaacataattaggttttatttttattttttaaattttaaaaatttgaatttgtattCTGTTTTTTGTATTACGTTATATTTGCTTtagaatattctttttttaagttgttttttctgtttacaataatttgttttattaatgaataaaacATCAAACTCAATTTATAACTGTGACAAGAGTTTGTTGTTAACAATGAtctaattgatatatttttttttttctattttgactttaagtagtgtttttttttagtagttaaATAGGtttgttgagaaaaaaaaaaaaaaaattttttgcggATAACAGATGGATACGataaatatctattaaatatttttatttttgatacaattattaactgtttttggataactgtaaataaagttttcctattattttaattagattaattgaaaaatttataattcaaacatgaatttttattttaaacatttttgttttttaattacatttacattttttgatttaaataatatcaaataaagaaaagatAACGAAAAGCTATTCAAAATTTCACAATTCCAAAATAAGGTTAAAtaagttcttttattaaatgtattttattacaattatatcaagttataataatattttaaaatagttcattatAAATACAGGTATGGTCGAATGAAAGACAAAGACAATTGAATAATTCTGACTGGAATTTAATTGGCACattgtaaaaaatgttcataCCTACAGTTATGTAGTAAGTTATAAGTTGGTCATGACCATtgttcattttacttttttaaaagataggTAAACAACCTAACACTTTTTTTTCGTAAGCAGTTGATCTAGGTAAACCCCATTCCATAAACTGCTTAGCAACAAACGCTTTAcctttttcttgatttttttggaaaaaaatttccataatttttttgaggtttactttgaccattttattttcaatatttaaataatatttttaatttaaattaaatttaaatagattataaaatcctctttcaaataagtatataataaataattacataataaatgcaattaaaatttgtctgaaattttatttatacggtgttacatatatgtatatatatacatacatatatatatatatatatatatatatatatatatatatatatatatatatatatatatatatatatatatatatatatatattaaatatgtatatatatctataaacaGTCGTCCCCCGGTTAACGAACTTAATTCGGAGTACGAACTAGTTCGTTATCCGAAAAGTTCGTTAACCGAAACGCGTTTTCCTATAGGCcgccattaaaaaatttttaattggtgGATTTTGCCGAAATAATGGgggaaaaaattcaaaaaaattgtccaacttgataaataaaataggCAAAGGTGAAATGATTGAAACCTGAGATTTatgcacttttaaaaattgaaacaaattgaaATTGTGCATGAAAATTGCTTGtcaaagttttagaaaaaactaaaaattgaacaTGAACAttgcttatcaaaaaatgaaaattcaaCAAGAAAATTGCTTGtcaaatttttaccaaaaaattgagaattgaacttgaaaaatgcttgtcaaaattttacgaaaaaattaaaaattgaacatGAAAAATCCTTGTcaaattttttaccaaaaaattgaaaattgaactTGAAAGACAAATCAACAAGAAAATTTCttgtcaaatttttacaaaaaaaaaatgaaaactcaaaaaaatgaaaagcacaaaaatattagtgaaacaagaaaagaaaaaaatgaaacaacaaAAGCACACCCAGCACAACCATTCACCTCCCAGGCTTCCATGACACTCACAAAACTGAGGGGGAAATGCTGGACGGCGCGCCCGACCTTCACGCGCGTGTGCACGCCATTTGGCGGTCCCGGTTCGTTAACCAAGTTCCGGTTCGTTAACCGGGGGAGGATTTTGGGCAAACTTTCGGTTCGTTAACCGAAAGTTCGCTAACAGGGGGGTTCGTTAACCGGGGGacgactgtatatatatatatatatatatatatatatatatatatatatatatatatatatatatatatatatatatatatattaagtatatatatattaagtatatatatattaaatatattattgtaattctattatatattatttatattatattattattaaatattatgtaaattaataacatattttacaataaagtgTACCTAACTTAGAGCATAATAGATATCTTGTCATCAATTTCACgtcattaaaaaaaggtttttttagaAATACTGTAGAGTAGCTGGAAATCTCATTggttatctttattttaaaaaggacAAAACCTCATCCAACAGAGTATTGCACATACTTTTCAATAGGTTTATGTATTTGTGTCGATTTCTAATGAATATTGTAATCACATTTCCtaaaaatgtatatgtatatcatAATTAGAAGCATGCAGAGTATACCCCACTCAAACCCTTTacataagaatatatatatataatgtgtatatatatatatatatatataatatatatatatatatatatatatatatatatatatatatatataatatatatatataatatatatatatatatatataatatatatatacatatatatatatatatatgtatatatatatatataatatatatatatatatgtatatatataatacatatatatatatatataatatatatatatatatatattatatatatatatatatatatatatatatatatatatatatatatatatgtatatatatatatatatatatatatatatatatatatatatatatatatatatatatatatatatatatatatatacatatatatatatatatatatatatatatatatatatatatatatatatatatatatattatatatatatatatatgtattatatatatacatatatatatatatattatatatatatatatacatatatatatatatatatgtatatatatattatatatatatatatatatattatatatatatattatatatatatatatatatatatatatatatatatatatatattatatatatatatatatatatacacattatatatatatattcttatgtAAAGGGTTTGAGTGGGGTATACTCTGCATGCTTCTAATTatgatatacatatacatttttaGGAAATGTGATTACAATATTCATTAGAAATCGACACAAATACATAAACCTATTGAAAAGTATGTGCAATACTCTGTTGGATGAGGTTTTgtcctttttaaaataaagataaccAATGAGATTTCCAGCTACTCTACAGTATTtctaaaaaaacctttttttaatgacGTGAAATTGATGACAAGATATCTATTATGCTCTAAGTTAGGTAcactttattgtaaaatatgttattaatttacataatatttaataataatataatataaataatatataatagaattacaataatatatttaatatatatatacttaatatatatatacttaatatatatata containing:
- the LOC136080770 gene encoding uncharacterized protein LOC136080770 isoform X3, translating into MASILHPLTCGFAKIAAYNAFNIKIDRESDEGKTSPSIKTEVMQEFSLERWGCLTVKQKTDHRIKDCLGCQNEIKFKYYLSQFPNRSKSYQSIAVKKGLLKHKLYDKELMLNDITNTIVTQLDKDYQNIFQTTFTKTHSKILKIKNKSTEEMSKQRKHISKNTVIDIENQWKETSVIRTYGKNISLRTRNNHRLITSMETFKQAEQRSYELKEKVDTGVKKPKKHIGSSHAYKDQLNSCLEEVKVYQTGEKINYSDLARKYNIIDSESKMPKNGGQIVKEFLKENDVNLTSLSELKRRSGEKSPVIIRRKKRLTDLNVSFPQEETNAQVAAKLNLLVSENKYSLGELIAPQTFSKLVVRNNEIQTETFSIDGRVYPLKVIRDNNKKSLDLYEGYN
- the LOC136080770 gene encoding uncharacterized protein LOC136080770 isoform X1; this encodes MASILHPLTCGFAKIAAYNAFNIKIDRESDEGTQIYTSRKYKYQYNQFQNQFQIENNNNFVLSYSLFVSKYKQILKNIRLLGKTSPSIKTEVMQEFSLERWGCLTVKQKTDHRIKDCLGCQNEIKFKYYLSQFPNRSKSYQSIAVKKGLLKHKLYDKELMLNDITNTIVTQLDKDYQNIFQTTFTKTHSKILKIKNKSTEEMSKQRKHISKNTVIDIENQWKETSVIRTYGKNISLRTRNNHRLITSMETFKQAEQRSYELKEKVDTGVKKPKKHIGSSHAYKDQLNSCLEEVKVYQTGEKINYSDLARKYNIIDSESKMPKNGGQIVKEFLKENDVNLTSLSELKRRSGEKSPVIIRRKKRLTDLNVSFPQEETNAQVAAKLNLLVSENKYSLGELIAPQTFSKLVVRNNEIQTETFSIDGRVYPLKVIRDNNKKSLDLYEGYN
- the LOC136080770 gene encoding uncharacterized protein LOC136080770 isoform X2, whose amino-acid sequence is MASILHPLTCGFAKIAAYNAFNIKIDRESDEGTQIYTSRKYKYQYNQFQNQFQIENNNNFVLSYSLFVSKYKQILKNIRLLGKTSPSIKTEVMQEFSLERWGCLTVKQKTDHRIKDCLGCQNEIKFKYYLSQFPNRSKSYQSIAVKKGLLKHKLYDKELMLNDITNTIVTQLDKDYQNIFQTTFTKTHSKILKIKNKSTEEMSKQRKHISKNTVIDIENQWKETSVIRTYGKNISLRTRNNHRLITSMETFKQAEQRSYELKEKGVKKPKKHIGSSHAYKDQLNSCLEEVKVYQTGEKINYSDLARKYNIIDSESKMPKNGGQIVKEFLKENDVNLTSLSELKRRSGEKSPVIIRRKKRLTDLNVSFPQEETNAQVAAKLNLLVSENKYSLGELIAPQTFSKLVVRNNEIQTETFSIDGRVYPLKVIRDNNKKSLDLYEGYN